The genomic window CCCGTGATCATATCGTCATCCCAAAAACCATAATTGTCATTCATATGGATATGAAACAATTTATCTCCATATTTTTTCAATATAGCTACCGATTCCGCTACGTTTTCATAGGCTACTTCGGCATGACCATAATCAATAGTCACTCCGCAATTGGGTTCCCCTATTTCCTTTACCATCAGCAATGTAGTGCCCACATTGGAAGGATAACTCCTGTTTCTGGGTTCCTTGATTTTGTATTCAATAGCCACTTTTATATCTCTTCGATATTTGCAGCACTCTTTGACACCTTCTTCGAACCAACCTCTTTCCTCTATGTAATCTCCCTGGAACGGATAATCATAGCCGTCCTGGCCCGGCCACAGGCTCACCAAGTCACACCCTATTTCTGCCGCCACATCCATCATTTCTTTTGTGACCTTTACGGCTTCGGCGCGGATTGATGGGTCTTTAGAAGTAAAAGCCCCTTTGCCCCATTTCATCTCGCCAAAATGATCAGGAATAATGGAAACAGCCTTAAGGTTTGTCCTGGCTAGATTATCTTTAATTCTTTGTACATTTTGGGTGGTGATATGCCAGTTGCTTACAAGTTCCACGCCTTCCACATGTTCGATTGAAGCAACCCTGTCAAACAATTTTTCCAGCTTGAACGATTTGCTGTAACCTCCACTCATATACCTGTCACAACAGGAACCTACATTGCCAAGTATAACGGAATATTTCGGTTTATACATAATATTGCCTCCTTTTTTTTGAATATTAATAATTAAAAACGTATCGGAAATCTTAATTCACGATAATCAATTATTATTTTGATAACTTCCATTCTTCTAAGGCCTTTTAAAAACAACCATACTTCTATTTTTAAAGCGCTTTAAAAAAGAAATAACAAAATTTATAATTTTGGTCCTGTAGATTCTCTAATTACTAATTCGGGTTTAATAAAAATACTTTCAACTTTTGTATCATTGTTTTTTATTATATTTACCAGCATATTAACCGCATTCCAGCTCATTTTTTCTATATCCTGGCTTACCGTTGTTATGGGTACAGGTGAAATAGTAGAAAAAAGAGTATTATCATATCCTGCTACGGATATATTTTCCGGTATTCGTATCTTATGTTCCTTTAGTGTATTAACAACCCCTACTGCCATCATGTCATTGATTGTTATAATGGCATCGATATCCTGTCTATTTCTCAACAGTTTATTTGTTATTTCACAGGCATATTCATAATTAATCCTGCTACATTCGATAAAATTCCTTTCATCAACTTCAAGATCTGCTTCTCTAAATGCCTTAATATAGCCATTTATTCTATATGCAGTTGTTACTACTTTTGGTGAACCGGCCAGAAAAATAATGTTTCTATGACCTAGATTAAGCAAATATTTTACAAGTTTATAAGTCCCATCTTCCAGGTCTACCATTACACAAGGTGCTTTAATCTCAGGATAAGGAGCCGTTACAAAAATATAAGGAATTTCATGTTTGTTTAATTCTTTAATATAATTTATATCATGATTGATTTTGTTGATAGGAGTAATAATTATTCCTTCAACTCGCTGAGAAATAAAATTTTTAATTATTCGTCTTTCGACATCGGGCTTATCATTTGATATAGCCAGAATTAAGCCATATCCCATTTCCCTGACATATTCATCTATGCATCTTACCAGCTTTCCGTAATATGCGCTTTCGATATCAGGTACAATGAGGCCTATGGTTTCGCTTCTTCTTTTTGCGAGCCCTCTCGCCATGGCATTGGGTGAATACCCGAGGTCTTTTGCTATTTTTTTAATTCTATTTCGTGTTTCCTCCTTTACCAACTCGCTGTTATTTAATGCGAGAGAAACTGTTGCCACAGAAACTTTTGCCTCTCTTGCAATATCCTCCAATTTTATAACCATTGTTTCTCCTTTTACGACATATTTTTTAAAACGCTTTAAAATTATATTTTATATATTCGACGAGTTTTCAAAAAATCCTTCTTGATCAATGTAAATTTTTTTATTTTATAAACGTAGTTGAAAACTGTAATTAACCATATTTTATAAACTTAATCAACTCTTCGGAAAATGTTTTCATATCATCAAAATAGCATGTATGCCCCAGATCTTCAAAGGTGAAAAGGGTGCTTTCCGGCAGGTGGTCTTTCAAGATGCCCGCAAATTCATAGGGAGCGACGTTGTCTTTTTTACCCCAAATTATCAATGTCTTGACCTTTATATCTTTTAATTTCTCCTCGTATTTATCCACATTTATGCTGTCTATAATAATCATAGATTTGAGCATATCCGGGAATTTTAAGGCGAATCTTATGGATATCTCCCCGCTGAAGGACGGCCCTACCATGTGGACCGGGGAGAGGTTCATTCGCTTCATAAATTCTGCCAAAAAGTCCTCGGGATTCAAATCCAGTTCCTCAGACTTTCCATAGCCCGGCATTTCCAGGGCGATGGCTTGAACCCCCTGCCTTTCAAGGGTTTCCATCAATCCCGACTCCACCCAGTCCCGGGTTGTAAACCTCTTGCCGTGTAAAAGCAGCACGATATCGCCGCTTTCCTGAATGTTTTTTACATAATGGATTTTGCTTCCTTTAATGTCTACGT from Biomaibacter acetigenes includes these protein-coding regions:
- a CDS encoding sugar phosphate isomerase/epimerase family protein; this translates as MYKPKYSVILGNVGSCCDRYMSGGYSKSFKLEKLFDRVASIEHVEGVELVSNWHITTQNVQRIKDNLARTNLKAVSIIPDHFGEMKWGKGAFTSKDPSIRAEAVKVTKEMMDVAAEIGCDLVSLWPGQDGYDYPFQGDYIEERGWFEEGVKECCKYRRDIKVAIEYKIKEPRNRSYPSNVGTTLLMVKEIGEPNCGVTIDYGHAEVAYENVAESVAILKKYGDKLFHIHMNDNYGFWDDDMITGSIHTIPYIEFFYWLKRTGYQGWISTDQYPYREDGREAVNESVQWFVALMDIMNSMDEKEVEQVLKTGDACQATRMVRKYLLGR
- a CDS encoding LacI family DNA-binding transcriptional regulator, with product MVIKLEDIAREAKVSVATVSLALNNSELVKEETRNRIKKIAKDLGYSPNAMARGLAKRRSETIGLIVPDIESAYYGKLVRCIDEYVREMGYGLILAISNDKPDVERRIIKNFISQRVEGIIITPINKINHDINYIKELNKHEIPYIFVTAPYPEIKAPCVMVDLEDGTYKLVKYLLNLGHRNIIFLAGSPKVVTTAYRINGYIKAFREADLEVDERNFIECSRINYEYACEITNKLLRNRQDIDAIITINDMMAVGVVNTLKEHKIRIPENISVAGYDNTLFSTISPVPITTVSQDIEKMSWNAVNMLVNIIKNNDTKVESIFIKPELVIRESTGPKL
- a CDS encoding alpha/beta fold hydrolase gives rise to the protein MNVMDKYVDIKGSKIHYVKNIQESGDIVLLLHGKRFTTRDWVESGLMETLERQGVQAIALEMPGYGKSEELDLNPEDFLAEFMKRMNLSPVHMVGPSFSGEISIRFALKFPDMLKSMIIIDSINVDKYEEKLKDIKVKTLIIWGKKDNVAPYEFAGILKDHLPESTLFTFEDLGHTCYFDDMKTFSEELIKFIKYG